The Streptomyces sp. cg36 genomic interval GTGCCGCGCTGCTCTGATGCCTTCGAGGCCGTTGAGATGACCCCGCCACTGACAGAAAGGGACGGATAGCCGGTGTCGACGCCGTTCTATGTCTCACCCCAGCAGGCCATGACCGACCGCGCGGAGTACGCCCGCAAGGGCATCGCGCGCGGCCGCAGTCTGGTCGTGCTGCAGTACGCCGACGGCATCGTCTTCGTCGGCGAGAACCCGTCCCGCGCGCTGCACAAGTTCAGCGAGATCTACGACCGGATCGGCTTCGCCGCCGCCGGCAAGTACAACGAGTACGAGAACCTCCGCATCGGCGGTGTGCGCTACGCCGACCTGCGTGGATACACCTACGACCGCGACGACGTGACCGCCCGCGGGCTGGCCAACGTCTATGCCCAGACGCTGGGCACCATCTTCTCCAGTGTCGGCGAGAAGCCGTACGAGGTGGAGCTGGTCGTCGCCGAGGTCGGGGCCACGCCGGAGGAGGACCAGATCTACCGGCTGCCGCACGACGGCTCGATCGTGGACGAGC includes:
- the prcA gene encoding proteasome subunit alpha codes for the protein MSTPFYVSPQQAMTDRAEYARKGIARGRSLVVLQYADGIVFVGENPSRALHKFSEIYDRIGFAAAGKYNEYENLRIGGVRYADLRGYTYDRDDVTARGLANVYAQTLGTIFSSVGEKPYEVELVVAEVGATPEEDQIYRLPHDGSIVDEHGSVAVGGNAEQISTFLDQRHQDGMSLAEALKLAVQALSNQANGADREIPAERLEVAVLDRTRPQQRKFKRIVGRQLSRLLQTEEASAEPTEVPSDNEEQ